The following proteins come from a genomic window of Brevibacillus antibioticus:
- a CDS encoding RNA polymerase sigma factor, producing MTTAIIYPKLNHQQIYEDYSAKIYRYFRYRVKNVWDVEDLTTTVFIKVYSKLEQYDGRHPFGAWIFRIAHNALIDYMRKKRESPVDQDTFSNMVATDKLPEECLLNQETTEVLWDKVHTLTKDQRNVIALRYLGDLRMNEIAEILGKTEASVKILHFRGIKKLQQLMTEQA from the coding sequence ATGACGACAGCAATCATTTATCCAAAATTAAATCACCAACAAATTTACGAAGATTACTCTGCTAAAATATATCGCTATTTCCGCTACCGGGTAAAAAACGTCTGGGATGTGGAAGACCTAACAACGACTGTGTTTATTAAGGTGTACTCCAAACTTGAGCAGTACGATGGCCGTCATCCTTTTGGCGCTTGGATTTTCCGAATTGCGCATAACGCTTTGATTGACTACATGCGCAAGAAGCGGGAGAGTCCGGTAGATCAGGACACATTTAGCAATATGGTCGCAACAGATAAGCTGCCGGAGGAGTGCCTTCTGAATCAGGAGACAACCGAGGTCTTGTGGGATAAGGTGCACACGCTGACAAAGGATCAGCGCAATGTGATTGCCCTGCGCTATCTCGGAGATTTGCGAATGAATGAGATCGCGGAAATTTTGGGCAAGACAGAGGCTTCGGTGAAAATCCTGCACTTCCGTGGGATCAAGAAGCTCCAGCAATTGATGACAGAACAAGCATAA